A genome region from Lucilia cuprina isolate Lc7/37 chromosome 3, ASM2204524v1, whole genome shotgun sequence includes the following:
- the LOC111678951 gene encoding 40S ribosomal protein SA, giving the protein MSGGLDILSLKEEDITKMLVATTHLGSENVNFQMEQYVYKRRPDGVNIINLGKTWEKLVLAARAIAAIEHPQDVFVISSRPIGQRAVLKFAKYTDTTPIAGRFTPGAFTNQIQSAFREPRLLVVTDPLTDHQPIMEASYVNIPVIAFTNTDSPLRYIDIAIPCNNKSPHSIGLMWWLLSREVLRLRGTISRSVEWPVVVDLFFYRDPEEAEKEEAAAKELMPAPKVEEVVDHPVEEATNWAEEVAAEAVGGNEDWNDDTVKSSWGNDANF; this is encoded by the exons ATGTCGGGAGGCTTAGATATTTTGTCCCTCAAAGAGGAAGACATTACCAAGATGTTGGTAGCCACTACCCATTTGGGTTCCGAAAATGTCAACTTCCAAATGGAACAATACGTTTACAAGCGTCGTCCCGATGGTGTAAACATCATCAACTTGGGCAAAACCTGGGAAAAATTGGTTTTGGCTGCCCGTGCAATTGCCGCCATCGAACATCCCCAAGAC GTTTTCGTCATCTCTTCCCGTCCCATTGGCCAACGTGCTGTCTTGAAGTTCGCCAAGTACACCGACACCACCCCCATTGCTGGCCGTTTCACACCTGGTGCTTTCACCAATCAGATTCAATCTGCTTTCCGTGAACCCCGTTTGTTGGTTGTAACCGATCCATTGACCGATCACCAACCCATCATGGAAGCTTCATACGTCAACATCCCCGTTATTGCTTTCACCAATACCGATTCTCCTCTTCGTTACATCGATATTGCCATTCCCTGCAACAACAAATCTCCTCATTCCATTGGTTTGATGTGGTGGTTGTTGTCTCGTGAAGTTCTCCGTCTTCGTGGCACAATCTCTCGCAGTGTTGAATGGCCCGTTGTCGTCGATTTGTTCTTCTACCGTGATCCTGAGGAAGCTGAGAAGGAAGAAGCTGCAGCTAAGGAACTCATGCCCGCACCTAAGGTTGAAGAAGTTGTCGATCATCCTGTCGAAGAAGCCACCAACTGGGCTGAAGAAGTTGCTGCCGAAGCTGTTGGCGGTAATGAAGATTGGAATGACGATACTGTCAAATCCTCATGGGGTAATGATGCCAACTTCTAA
- the LOC111678914 gene encoding nexilin isoform X1: MAFLNCKMQQEQHKFDWDDINVGNSQLDDSQNFFSKKHYEHERVDEMEFLQQKMIKTELNESIENKENIKANFTSPVQKSENKLLDEHLSPSIVKVEDEECAASPVDVNKEPQDGRELCLKVAPNLACEWSTKKTICSQAVGLHKGAISKNVPPPPQAYLVKDIYQRNREEAERRRAEEERKMREFHSRPAPNFNHHHELLQKRKPAHAVTVAVTPQVLKKSREAEEKRRKRLEEWKQKNQVPKFEPRPPTVLKEKPFVPEKKPMVVQMCPFKLHTEKRLQERKHYDEIKQKALEEKQKQVEIEEEERKKLEKERIKELRKAATFKARPNPFKN; encoded by the exons atggcttttttaaattgtaaaatgcaGCAAGAGCAACATAAATTTGATTGGGATGACATTAATGTAGGCAACAGCCAACTTGACgattctcaaaatttttttt CCAAAAAGCATTACGAACATGAACGAGTAGATGAAATGGAGTTCTTGCAACAAAAAATGA ttaaaactgAGCTAAATGAGTCcattgaaaataaagaaaacataaaagccaaTTTCACATCGCCGGTACAAAAAtcggaaaataaattattagatGAACATTTGTCACCAAGCATTGTAAAAGTTGAGGACGAAGAGTGCGCAGCATCACCGGTTGATGTGAATAAAGAACCGCAAGACGGACGAGAGCTATGCCTAAAAGTGGCTCCAAATTTAGCGTGCGAGTGGTCAACGAAAAAAACAATATGTTCTCAAGCAGTAGGACTTCACAAAGGtgcaatttcaaaaaatgtgcCACCTCCTCCACAAGCATATTTAGTTAAAGATATATATCAACGGAATCGCGAAGAAGCCGAACGTCGCAGAGCGGAAGAGGAACGTAAAATGAGAGAATTTCATTCTCGGCCAGCACCTAACTTCAACCATCACCATGAACTATTACAGAAACGAAAGCCCGCCCATGCTGTTACAGTGGCCGTAACGCCTCAGGTTTTGAAAAAATCTCGCGAGGCTGAAGAAAAACGTAGAAAAAGG TTGGAGGAGTGGAAACAAAAGAATCAGGTTCCAAAATTTGAACCACGTCCCCCTAcagtattaaaagaaaaaccatTCGTCCCCGAAAAAAAACCAATGGTAGTTCAAATGTGTCCTTTCAAGTTACACACCGAAAAACGACTTCAAGAACGTAAACATTATGATGAAATTAAACAGAAGGCCTTGGAGGAGAAACAAAAACAGGTAGAAATT GAGGAAGAAGAACGTAAAAAACTTGAAAAGGAGCGCATTAAAGAATTAAGAAAAGCTGCAACTTTCAAAGCACGACCAAATCCCTTTAAAAATTAA
- the LOC111678914 gene encoding nexilin isoform X2 — protein sequence MAFLNCKMQQEQHKFDWDDINVGNSQLDDSQNFFSKKHYEHERVDEMEFLQQKMIKTELNESIENKENIKANFTSPVQKSENKLLDEHLSPSIVKVEDEECAASPVDVNKEPQDGRELCLKVAPNLACEWSTKKTICSQAVGLHKGAISKNVPPPPQAYLVKDIYQRNREEAERRRAEEERKMREFHSRPAPNFNHHHELLQKRKPAHAVTVAVTPQVLKKSREAEEKRRKRLEEWKQKNQVPKFEPRPPTVLKEKPFVPEKKPMVVQMCPFKLHTEKRLQERKHYDEIKQKALEEKQKQEEEERKKLEKERIKELRKAATFKARPNPFKN from the exons atggcttttttaaattgtaaaatgcaGCAAGAGCAACATAAATTTGATTGGGATGACATTAATGTAGGCAACAGCCAACTTGACgattctcaaaatttttttt CCAAAAAGCATTACGAACATGAACGAGTAGATGAAATGGAGTTCTTGCAACAAAAAATGA ttaaaactgAGCTAAATGAGTCcattgaaaataaagaaaacataaaagccaaTTTCACATCGCCGGTACAAAAAtcggaaaataaattattagatGAACATTTGTCACCAAGCATTGTAAAAGTTGAGGACGAAGAGTGCGCAGCATCACCGGTTGATGTGAATAAAGAACCGCAAGACGGACGAGAGCTATGCCTAAAAGTGGCTCCAAATTTAGCGTGCGAGTGGTCAACGAAAAAAACAATATGTTCTCAAGCAGTAGGACTTCACAAAGGtgcaatttcaaaaaatgtgcCACCTCCTCCACAAGCATATTTAGTTAAAGATATATATCAACGGAATCGCGAAGAAGCCGAACGTCGCAGAGCGGAAGAGGAACGTAAAATGAGAGAATTTCATTCTCGGCCAGCACCTAACTTCAACCATCACCATGAACTATTACAGAAACGAAAGCCCGCCCATGCTGTTACAGTGGCCGTAACGCCTCAGGTTTTGAAAAAATCTCGCGAGGCTGAAGAAAAACGTAGAAAAAGG TTGGAGGAGTGGAAACAAAAGAATCAGGTTCCAAAATTTGAACCACGTCCCCCTAcagtattaaaagaaaaaccatTCGTCCCCGAAAAAAAACCAATGGTAGTTCAAATGTGTCCTTTCAAGTTACACACCGAAAAACGACTTCAAGAACGTAAACATTATGATGAAATTAAACAGAAGGCCTTGGAGGAGAAACAAAAACAG GAGGAAGAAGAACGTAAAAAACTTGAAAAGGAGCGCATTAAAGAATTAAGAAAAGCTGCAACTTTCAAAGCACGACCAAATCCCTTTAAAAATTAA
- the LOC111678915 gene encoding pleckstrin homology domain-containing family F member 1 homolog gives MVDRLVNSEANSRRIAMVENCFGSSGVPLAIPGRVLVGEGVLTKMCRKRPKSRQFFLFNDILVYGNIVIGKKKYNKQHIMPLEEVSLENIDDCVQYRNGWLIRTTTKSFVVCAATATEKQEWMAHINKCVEDLLRKSGKKPVENHAAVWVPDAEATVCMHCKKTQFTMIVRRHHCRNCGAVVCGPCSSKKFLLPQQSTKPQRVCTSCYERLSKAVKQESSKIHSAVNNQSHNDSHANTAESSGDDDSDEETNGAGTEQHDQPKFYGDTSILSVNDATKNETSSSATQLNSSHSPSN, from the coding sequence atggTTGATCGTTTGGTGAATTCGGAAGCAAATTCCAGACGCATAGCCATGGTCGAAAACTGTTTTGGCAGTTCGGGCGTGCCTTTAGCCATACCAGGACGGGTATTGGTTGGTGAGGGTGTATTAACCAAAATGTGTCGAAAACGGCCCAAGTCTAGGCAGTTCTTTctttttaacgatattttgGTGTACGGAAATATTGTCATAGGAAAGAAGAAATACAATAAACAACATATAATGCCTTTGGAAGAGGTTTCATTGGAGAACATTGATGACTGTGTACAATATCGCAACGGATGGTTAATACGGACAACAACAAAATCGTTTGTAGTATGCGCTGCAACAGCAACTGAAAAACAAGAATGGATGGCTCATATTAACAAGTGTGTAGAAGATTTACTCCGTAAATCTGGTAAGAAGCCTGTAGAAAATCATGCTGCCGTTTGGGTACCAGATGCGGAGGCAACTGTTTGCATGCACTGCAAGAAAACTCAGTTTACAATGATCGTGCGACGTCATCATTGTCGCAACTGTGGAGCTGTCGTATGTGGTCCTTGCTCCTCTAAAAAGTTCTTGTTGCCACAACAGAGCACCAAACCACAACGTGTTTGCACCTCTTGTTATGAACGTCTCAGCAAAGCTGTTAAGCAAGAATCGTCCAAAATTCATTCTGCTGTCAACAACCAATCTCACAATGACTCACACGCCAATACGGCCGAATCATCAGGCGATGATGATTCCGATGAAGAGACGAACGGTGCTGGCACCGAACAACATGATCAACCGAAATTTTATGGTGATACCAGCATTTTATCAGTTAATGATGCTACAAAGAATGAAACGTCCTCTTCAGCCACACAGCTGAACTCTAGTCACTCACCCAGTAACTGA
- the LOC111678934 gene encoding ras-related protein Rab-27A — MLLPNNIDYDYLMKFLALGDSGVGKTSFLYQYTDGQFHSQFISTVGIDFREKRVLYTSRGRNHRIHLQLWDTAGQERFRSLTTAFYRDAMGFLLIFDLTNEKSFLEITNWLEQLRVHAYSEDPDVVLCGNKCDLDTYRVVSREQVTAFAERYNLPYIETSASTGYNIRQAVELLVGRVMDRMENSVENSELTRLMTQTRLTSFQTLKLALQKDQETANDARNTNNTCGC; from the exons ATGTTGTTGCCAAATAATATTGATTATGATTACTTAATGAAATTTCTGGCACTGGGAGATTCGGGTGTAGGAAAGACAAGTTTCCTTTATCAATATACAGATGGACAATTTCATTCACAATTTATCTCAACAGTGGGCATTGATTTCCGGGAAAAAAGAGTG cTCTACACTTCCAGAGGTCGAAATCATCGTATACATTTGCAGCTGTGGGATACAGCGGGACAAGAGAGATTTAGATCCCTTACAACAGCATTTTATAGGGATGCCAtgggttttttattaatttttgatttaactAATGAAAAGTCCTTCTTAGAAATAACAAACTGGTTAGAACAACTTCGAGTTCATGCATATTCCGAAGATCCGGATGTTGTTCTATGTGGGAACAAATGTGATCTGGATACATATCGCGTCGTATCTCGGGAGCAAGTGACTGCATTTGCTGAACGTTACAATTTACCATATATCGAAACTAGTGCGAGTACGGGTTACAATATTCGTCAAGCTGTCGAATTACTCGTTGGTCGTGTAATGGATCGCATGGAGAATTCAGTGGAAAATTCCGAACTGACTCGTTTAATGACTCAAACACGTTTAACAAGTTTTCAAACATTGAAATTAGCCCTCCAAAAAGACCAAGAAACTGCAAACGATGCTCGAAATACGAACAATACTTGCGGttgttaa
- the LOC111678942 gene encoding trypsin eta, which produces MVSCSADKKRYRKAREFVVVMGTLIRYQRVNGTIVSHVKSIAYMNTFSMDTMRDDIGLMFLKTGLPKNKTHLTIAPIALANTSTPAGVSCQVSGWGKTERGSLSPTLRVANVSTISKTVCAISYSNGLYDGMICAGYLLGGTDSCQGDSGGPLVFNNTLIGIVSWGSGCAQPGYPGVYADVRYYNKWITERNSAIIKMPVYSILILTMFISYIVKSFR; this is translated from the exons atggtTTCTTGTAGTGCTGATAAAAAACGTTACCGTAAAGCGAgagaatttgttgttgttatgggTACCTTGATTCGTTATCAACGTGTTAATGGCACTATTGTTTCGCATGTCAAGTCTATTGCATATATGAATACATTCAGTATGGATACCATGCGCGATGACATtggtttaatgtttttaaaaacaggCTTACCGAAAAATAAAACCCATCTAACAATCGCTCCAATAGCCTTGGCAAATACATCCACACCAGCGGGAGTATCGTGTCAAGTATCAGGATGGGGTAAAACAGAACgg GGCTCTCTGTCGCCGACATTACGTGTTGCAAATGTGtcaacaatatcaaaaactGTCTGTGCAATATCATATAGTAATGGTTTATATGATGGCATGATATGTGCAGGTTACCTTTTAGGCGGTACCGACTCATGTCAAGGAGACTCGGGTGGGCCATTGGTATTTAATAATACCTTAATTGGAATTGTATCGTGGGGATCAGGATGTGCACAGCCAGGTTATCCAG GAGTTTATGCTGATGTCCGCTATTACAATAAATGGATTACAGAACGAAATTCGGCAATTATTAAAATGCCCGTATACTCAATTTTAATATTGACAATGTTTATATCGTATATAGTAAAATCTTTTAGataa
- the LOC111678917 gene encoding uncharacterized protein LOC111678917: MSVQAFVTLSFILIFIVLVILALTIIRLPLKAVLQYEWLLVRISYLCTAVSSLFMFLAVCIFGGCAYRREWLMYPKFNVLGWSYALAVVTFILLGLAALILHREAREAYEMRGEQKNLVMQMEMQEPGYQPPRHHQSQSRSLHGYI; the protein is encoded by the exons ATGTCTGTTCAGGCCTTTGTTACTTTATCATTTATactgatttttattgttttggtcATTTTGGCCTTAACTATTATTCGATTGCCATTAAAAGCAGTATTGCAATATGAATGGTTGCTTGTTCGAATCTCATACTTGTGCACTGCTGTTTCTT CCCTGTTTATGTTTTTGGCTGTATGTATATTCGGAGGCTGTGCATATCGACGCGAATGGTTAATGTATCCTAAATTTAACGTTTTGGGATGGTCTTATGCTTTAGCCGttgtaacttttattttattgggATTAGCTGCTTTAATACTACATCGTGAGGCTCGCGAGGCATATGAGATGAGAGGTGAACAGAAGAATTTGGTCATGCAAATGGAAATGCAAGAACCGGGCTATCAACCACCTAGACACCATCAGAGTCAGTCAAGAAGTTTACATGGTtacatataa
- the LOC124418755 gene encoding lectizyme-like, which yields MLRILKSFLKIFYLIVTICLIVTPSSAGPPSPRIINGTEATVEHAKFQVSIRLKRYDNTFGNGHICGGALVGANKVLTAAHCLYE from the exons AtgttgagaattttaaaaagttttttaaaaattttctatttaattgttACAA TATGTCTCATAGTAACACCCTCATCAGCGGGTCCACCTTCACCAAGAATTATTAACGGCACAGAAGCTACTGTGGAGCatgcaaaatttcaagtttCCATAAGACTGAAACGTTACGATAATACATTTGGCAATGGCCACATATGTGGGGGTGCTCTTGTGGGAGCGAATAAAGTCTTAACAGCCGCACATTGCCTTTACGAGTAA
- the LOC124418754 gene encoding serine protease 46 isoform X2, with the protein MEIKQCFLLALFVWAFEYSEGFDSKIVNGSMALPGEFPFMVSLRHASSGRHSCGASLLNRVWVLTAAHCVVKSNPKQINIQYGSIELDQNSTDLANVSKIFVHEGYNPANQYIHDIALLRLEKPATVEKDFVGVRLPELNASTDNQTPVTLIGWGLNATGGVVQQLLQKVDLEIFDDDECSKRHGVQMHSTTICAGVPEGGKGQCSGDSGGPLLLNGTQVGIVSWSRKPCTRPPYPGVFTEVSAYVGWILETILDAEDDEEDNTEGLEQILSGNLIIVSLRLKKSKKHFCAGTIIKNNLILTAAHCFTYVKKAEEFLIQYNSTLLNPIQPQYAVALDIIKHEGYNPTIAIHDIALVRLKESISLSTNLYKVKLADDYNASFENITGTLVGWGLNETNGALAVELEKVNLEIVALEECRNQLKSIIHISNLCAGGVENGQCSGDSGGPLLYANRQIGIVSWSFKPCASKPGIFTNLSYYTQWIQEKVLTNGHR; encoded by the exons ATGGAAATTAAACAATGCTTTTTACTGGCGCTTTTTGTATGGGCTTTTGAATATTCCGAGGGTTTCGATAGTAAAATTGTAAATGGTTCGATGGCTTTGCCTGGCGAATTTCCATTTATG GTATCACTGAGACATGCATCTTCAGGTCGTCACTCCTGTGGTGCGTCTCTCTTGAACCGCGTTTGGGTTTTAACTGCTGCCCATTGTGTGGTTAAATCAAATccgaaacaaataaatattcagTACGGTAGCATTGAATTGGATCAGAATTCAACGGATCTGGCAAAtgtatcaaaaatatttgtccacgAAGGCTATAACCCAGCCAATCAATATATACATGACATTGCTTTGTTGAGATTGGAAAAGCCGGCCACTGTAGAAAAAGATTTTGTCGGCGTTCGATTGCCAGAATTGAATGCCTCCACTGACAATCAAACACCAGTTACGTTAATCGGCTGGGGCTTAAACGCG ACGGGAGGAGTAGTACAGCAGTTATTGCAAAAAGTCGATTTGGAAATATTTGACGATGACGAATGCAGTAAAAGGCATGGTGTACAGATGCATTCGACAACTATTTGTGCCGGTGTGCCAGAGGGCGGCAAAGGACAATGCAGTGGTGATTCTGGTGGTCCTTTACTATTGAATGGTACTCAAGTTGGAATTGTTTCGTGGTCTCGTAAACCTTGCACAAGACCTCCATATCCAGGAGTTTTTACTGAAGTATCCGCATACGTTGGATGGATTTTGGAAACAATTCTTGACGCTGAAGACGATGAAGAAGACAATACCGAAGGACTCGAGCAAATATTAAGTGGAAATTTAATAATA GTATCACTGcgtttaaaaaaatccaaaaaacacTTTTGTGCTGGAACCATCATAAAGAACAATTTGATTTTAACAGCTGCACACTGTTTTACTTACGTTAAAAAGGCCGAAGAGTTCCTGATTCAGTACAACTCCACTCTTCTCAATCCTATACAGCCACAATATGCAGTTGCATTGGATATAATAAAACACGAGGGATATAATCCAACCATCGCAATACATGATATAGCACTAGTCAGACTGAAAGAATCTATCAGCTTATCTACGAatttatataaagtaaaattgGCCGATGATTACAACGCGAGCTTTGAAAATATCACTGGAACCTTGGTAGGATGGGGTTTAAATGAG ACCAATGGCGCACTTGCAGTTGAATTAGAAAAGGTAAACTTGGAAATAGTCGCGTTAGAAGAATGTCGCAATCAACTGAAATCTATCATTCACATTTCAAATCTGTGTGCTGGAGGAGTTGAGAACGGTCAATGTTCCGGAGATTCTGGAGGACCATTATTGTATGCAAA
- the LOC124418754 gene encoding serine protease 46 isoform X1, which produces MEIKQCFLLALFVWAFEYSEGFDSKIVNGSMALPGEFPFMVSLRHASSGRHSCGASLLNRVWVLTAAHCVVKSNPKQINIQYGSIELDQNSTDLANVSKIFVHEGYNPANQYIHDIALLRLEKPATVEKDFVGVRLPELNASTDNQTPVTLIGWGLNATGGVVQQLLQKVDLEIFDDDECSKRHGVQMHSTTICAGVPEGGKGQCSGDSGGPLLLNGTQVGIVSWSRKPCTRPPYPGVFTEVSAYVGWILETILDAEDDEEDNTEGLEQILSGNLIIVSLRLKKSKKHFCAGTIIKNNLILTAAHCFTYVKKAEEFLIQYNSTLLNPIQPQYAVALDIIKHEGYNPTIAIHDIALVRLKESISLSTNLYKVKLADDYNASFENITGTLVGWGLNETNGALAVELEKVNLEIVALEECRNQLKSIIHISNLCAGGVENGQCSGDSGGPLLYANRQIGIVSWSFKPCASKPGIFTNLSYYTQWIQEKVVSIDTLN; this is translated from the exons ATGGAAATTAAACAATGCTTTTTACTGGCGCTTTTTGTATGGGCTTTTGAATATTCCGAGGGTTTCGATAGTAAAATTGTAAATGGTTCGATGGCTTTGCCTGGCGAATTTCCATTTATG GTATCACTGAGACATGCATCTTCAGGTCGTCACTCCTGTGGTGCGTCTCTCTTGAACCGCGTTTGGGTTTTAACTGCTGCCCATTGTGTGGTTAAATCAAATccgaaacaaataaatattcagTACGGTAGCATTGAATTGGATCAGAATTCAACGGATCTGGCAAAtgtatcaaaaatatttgtccacgAAGGCTATAACCCAGCCAATCAATATATACATGACATTGCTTTGTTGAGATTGGAAAAGCCGGCCACTGTAGAAAAAGATTTTGTCGGCGTTCGATTGCCAGAATTGAATGCCTCCACTGACAATCAAACACCAGTTACGTTAATCGGCTGGGGCTTAAACGCG ACGGGAGGAGTAGTACAGCAGTTATTGCAAAAAGTCGATTTGGAAATATTTGACGATGACGAATGCAGTAAAAGGCATGGTGTACAGATGCATTCGACAACTATTTGTGCCGGTGTGCCAGAGGGCGGCAAAGGACAATGCAGTGGTGATTCTGGTGGTCCTTTACTATTGAATGGTACTCAAGTTGGAATTGTTTCGTGGTCTCGTAAACCTTGCACAAGACCTCCATATCCAGGAGTTTTTACTGAAGTATCCGCATACGTTGGATGGATTTTGGAAACAATTCTTGACGCTGAAGACGATGAAGAAGACAATACCGAAGGACTCGAGCAAATATTAAGTGGAAATTTAATAATA GTATCACTGcgtttaaaaaaatccaaaaaacacTTTTGTGCTGGAACCATCATAAAGAACAATTTGATTTTAACAGCTGCACACTGTTTTACTTACGTTAAAAAGGCCGAAGAGTTCCTGATTCAGTACAACTCCACTCTTCTCAATCCTATACAGCCACAATATGCAGTTGCATTGGATATAATAAAACACGAGGGATATAATCCAACCATCGCAATACATGATATAGCACTAGTCAGACTGAAAGAATCTATCAGCTTATCTACGAatttatataaagtaaaattgGCCGATGATTACAACGCGAGCTTTGAAAATATCACTGGAACCTTGGTAGGATGGGGTTTAAATGAG ACCAATGGCGCACTTGCAGTTGAATTAGAAAAGGTAAACTTGGAAATAGTCGCGTTAGAAGAATGTCGCAATCAACTGAAATCTATCATTCACATTTCAAATCTGTGTGCTGGAGGAGTTGAGAACGGTCAATGTTCCGGAGATTCTGGAGGACCATTATTGTATGCAAA